In Bacillus sp. DX3.1, the following proteins share a genomic window:
- the murB gene encoding UDP-N-acetylmuramate dehydrogenase, giving the protein MDIHVVYKHLQKMLSKENIKKNEPLKKHTYIKVGGKADIFVTPSTYAEIQGVVQYATEYNIPLTFLGNGSNVIIKDGGIRGITLSLINIKKITVTEHTITAQSGAAIIDVSRAALEHSLAGLEFACGIPGTVGGALYMNAGAYGGEIAHVLTKAIVMTNEGELYDLSRDDFDFGYRKSTFVNNHYIILEATFELASGIDKDIKGKMDDLTYLRETKQPLEYPSCGSVFKRPPNHFAGKLIQDSGLQGTKIGGVQVSEKHAGFMVNVDNGTAQDYVDLIHFVQKTVQEKFGVTLETEVKVIGED; this is encoded by the coding sequence ATGGATATTCATGTAGTGTATAAACATTTACAGAAAATGCTATCAAAAGAAAACATAAAAAAGAACGAACCTTTAAAAAAACATACGTATATAAAAGTAGGAGGAAAAGCTGATATCTTTGTGACACCTTCTACATATGCTGAAATTCAAGGTGTTGTACAATATGCTACTGAATACAACATTCCACTTACGTTTTTAGGGAACGGATCCAATGTCATTATAAAAGATGGTGGAATTCGTGGAATCACATTAAGCTTAATCAACATAAAAAAGATTACTGTGACGGAGCATACAATTACAGCACAAAGTGGTGCAGCGATTATTGATGTATCGAGAGCCGCGTTAGAACACAGTTTAGCAGGACTTGAATTTGCCTGTGGGATACCTGGAACTGTCGGGGGTGCACTGTATATGAATGCAGGTGCGTATGGTGGTGAGATTGCGCATGTATTAACAAAAGCTATTGTAATGACAAACGAAGGTGAGTTATACGATTTATCAAGAGACGACTTTGATTTTGGTTATCGTAAAAGTACGTTTGTAAACAATCATTACATTATACTGGAAGCGACTTTTGAACTTGCAAGTGGTATCGATAAAGATATTAAAGGAAAGATGGATGATCTTACTTATCTTAGAGAAACAAAACAACCATTAGAGTATCCATCGTGCGGGAGTGTTTTCAAGCGACCGCCTAATCACTTCGCTGGGAAACTCATTCAAGACAGCGGACTGCAAGGAACAAAAATCGGTGGTGTGCAAGTTTCGGAAAAGCATGCCGGGTTTATGGTGAACGTTGATAATGGAACAGCACAGGATTACGTGGATTTAATTCACTTTGTTCAAAAGACGGTTCAAGAAAAATTCGGAGTGACATTAGAAACAGAAGTAAAAGTAATCGGTGAAGACTGA
- a CDS encoding SET domain-containing protein: MIEIKTSTLSDGEFNRGVFATRDIKKGELIHAAPVISYPNEEHVFIEKTLLADYAFEYGVNHTAILLGYGMLFNHSYKPNATYEIVFENHTFNFFAYKDIKAGEEILINYNGEVDDDELLWFDKEKEENDK; this comes from the coding sequence ATGATTGAGATAAAGACTTCCACGCTCAGCGATGGAGAATTCAATAGAGGCGTATTTGCAACGCGCGATATAAAAAAAGGCGAACTTATACACGCAGCGCCAGTTATTTCTTACCCGAATGAAGAGCATGTTTTCATAGAGAAAACGTTACTTGCTGACTACGCATTCGAGTATGGGGTGAATCATACTGCAATCCTTTTAGGATACGGCATGCTGTTTAACCACTCCTATAAGCCGAATGCGACGTATGAAATCGTTTTTGAGAATCATACGTTTAACTTCTTTGCTTACAAGGATATAAAAGCAGGAGAAGAGATACTCATCAACTATAATGGTGAGGTTGATGACGATGAGTTATTATGGTTTGATAAGGAAAAAGAAGAAAACGATAAGTAA
- a CDS encoding DUF4097 family beta strand repeat-containing protein, whose product MKKIILASTALIVIGGLVFSIKGVGAKSFEKKNSFEVDRIEEVEINNESWDIEFKNTKSKKITIEVEGKQKDKKNDPVTITNDGKKIEVNQKDQKGIFEGFSFGKKGTIYISIPNNEVDTITLNNSFGDIKMNDVTTKNIVISNDSGAEKIEGLSAVKGKFTSKDGELSLKDSSLKELTVDSNTGDNYLTSVTSPKMKITSTDGEVSIKGVKEGKSLFVETKSGDISVSYKKAPTSLKLTANSDSSDITVDLDSFKKKTNTEKSKEGTIGDASNKLELLSKDGVINVK is encoded by the coding sequence TTGAAAAAAATCATATTAGCTTCTACTGCATTAATTGTAATTGGTGGATTAGTTTTTAGCATCAAAGGAGTAGGAGCGAAGAGTTTTGAAAAAAAAAATTCCTTTGAAGTAGATCGTATTGAAGAAGTAGAGATAAATAACGAATCTTGGGATATTGAGTTCAAAAATACAAAATCAAAAAAAATAACAATCGAAGTTGAAGGAAAACAAAAAGACAAGAAGAACGATCCTGTAACAATTACAAATGATGGGAAGAAAATTGAAGTGAATCAGAAAGACCAAAAGGGGATTTTTGAAGGATTCAGTTTTGGAAAGAAAGGTACGATCTATATTTCTATCCCAAATAATGAAGTTGATACGATTACATTGAATAATAGCTTTGGTGATATAAAAATGAATGATGTAACGACTAAAAACATTGTAATTTCAAACGACTCTGGTGCTGAAAAGATTGAAGGACTGTCAGCAGTCAAAGGTAAGTTTACCTCAAAAGATGGGGAATTAAGTTTGAAAGATAGTTCGTTAAAGGAATTAACTGTAGATTCCAATACCGGTGATAACTATCTTACAAGTGTGACTAGTCCTAAGATGAAAATTACTTCAACAGATGGTGAAGTATCGATCAAAGGCGTAAAAGAAGGAAAGTCATTATTTGTAGAAACAAAGTCAGGAGATATCTCTGTATCTTATAAAAAAGCTCCCACTTCATTAAAGCTTACTGCTAACAGTGATTCATCTGATATAACAGTTGATTTAGATAGCTTTAAGAAAAAAACAAATACTGAAAAATCAAAAGAAGGTACGATTGGTGATGCATCAAATAAATTGGAGCTCTTAAGCAAAGATGGAGTTATAAATGTAAAGTAA
- a CDS encoding ABC transporter permease, protein MFELMKLEWQKHHLSSYFKGLAICILGIFAAVGLMAVESKGESEQMFPDYAGFMALTDILIRITFIIFSSVILSRLVIDEYKSKTIQLVFTYPLQRKKLLQAKLSIVFGFCFFSIIITTFIISMLTFFLNPIIGFFETPVSMNEIIATVPTTCINAFMMAGVSLIPLYFGMRKKSTATTITSAVLIGFLINSTVSNGGSSVSLFEFIGVPIAFCLFGLIIGYLSYHKVDKIDVA, encoded by the coding sequence ATGTTTGAACTTATGAAACTAGAGTGGCAAAAACATCACTTATCTAGTTATTTTAAAGGATTAGCAATATGCATTTTGGGAATTTTCGCTGCTGTCGGTCTTATGGCAGTAGAGTCTAAAGGTGAGAGTGAGCAAATGTTTCCAGATTATGCGGGATTCATGGCTTTAACGGATATTCTTATTAGAATAACATTTATCATTTTTTCAAGTGTAATTTTATCACGTTTAGTAATTGATGAATATAAGAGCAAAACGATTCAATTAGTGTTTACCTATCCACTACAACGGAAAAAATTACTTCAAGCCAAGTTATCAATTGTCTTTGGATTTTGTTTTTTTAGCATAATTATTACTACTTTTATTATAAGTATGTTAACTTTCTTCTTAAATCCAATTATAGGATTCTTTGAAACACCTGTTAGTATGAATGAAATAATCGCTACAGTTCCAACTACTTGTATTAACGCATTTATGATGGCTGGAGTAAGCCTGATTCCTTTATATTTTGGTATGAGAAAAAAATCAACTGCTACAACAATTACTTCAGCTGTATTAATTGGATTTTTGATTAACTCAACTGTTTCTAATGGCGGTAGTTCGGTTAGTTTGTTCGAATTCATTGGAGTACCAATTGCATTCTGTCTATTTGGTCTTATAATTGGCTATCTTTCTTATCATAAAGTAGACAAAATTGATGTGGCCTAA
- a CDS encoding zinc ribbon domain-containing protein YjdM, with amino-acid sequence MSNLPNCPKCNSEYTYEDGSLFVCPECAHEWTLASETENSEDTKVVKDANGNVLNDGDSVTVIKDLKVKGTSLVVKIGTKVKSIRLVDGDHDIDCKIDGFGAMKLKSEFVKKA; translated from the coding sequence ATGTCTAATTTACCAAATTGCCCAAAATGTAATTCAGAATACACTTACGAAGATGGAAGTCTTTTCGTTTGCCCAGAATGTGCGCATGAGTGGACTTTAGCATCAGAAACTGAAAATAGTGAAGATACAAAAGTTGTTAAAGATGCAAATGGAAATGTTTTAAACGATGGTGATTCTGTAACAGTAATCAAAGATCTTAAAGTAAAAGGAACTTCATTAGTTGTAAAAATTGGTACAAAAGTAAAAAGCATTCGTTTAGTAGATGGAGATCATGATATTGATTGCAAAATTGATGGTTTCGGAGCTATGAAATTAAAATCTGAATTTGTTAAAAAGGCATAA
- a CDS encoding sigma-70 family RNA polymerase sigma factor: MDEIKLVKKARKGDDVAFEQLISLHQDRLYRTAYMYVQNKEDALDVVQETVYNAYSSIEQLQKPNYFLTWLTRILIHNAYQLLGEKKKVKKIEDGREADAYEAMPNKLHQIEQHIDLQGAIQRLDENYQTAIILYYYYDLPINQIAWQMNIPEGTVKTYLHRARKALKKLLGGSDENWINSGLMTK; this comes from the coding sequence ATGGACGAGATAAAATTAGTTAAAAAAGCGAGAAAAGGTGACGATGTAGCTTTTGAACAGCTTATTAGTCTACATCAAGACAGGTTGTACCGTACTGCTTATATGTATGTACAGAATAAAGAGGATGCACTAGACGTTGTACAAGAAACAGTGTACAACGCGTATTCATCCATAGAACAGTTACAGAAACCAAACTATTTTTTGACATGGTTGACACGTATTCTTATACATAATGCCTATCAGCTATTAGGTGAGAAGAAAAAAGTGAAGAAGATAGAAGATGGAAGAGAAGCCGATGCATATGAGGCGATGCCTAACAAGTTACATCAAATTGAGCAACATATTGATTTGCAGGGAGCAATTCAAAGGTTGGATGAAAATTATCAAACAGCAATCATTTTATATTATTATTATGATCTTCCAATCAATCAAATTGCTTGGCAAATGAATATACCAGAGGGAACGGTAAAGACATATTTGCACCGAGCGAGAAAGGCTCTAAAAAAATTATTAGGGGGGAGTGATGAGAATTGGATAAACAGTGGTTTGATGACGAAATAA
- a CDS encoding DUF4179 domain-containing protein codes for MDKQWFDDEINKIDVPKQELNMSIQKGIARAKAEKPVKKIYKRRKIALLTAASICIGVLGSGFVFPQMSRVLAEVPIIGKIYSHFHDTIGQNLSASKLVTELNQQAVSNGISVTMNSVYYDGGRIGVTFKVDNPDQVVIRNNSGRDFYYDFKLVDGSPKWMSAASFDGKITKDGWFGNIHIDYPEKELPRNTTLPITITSIGDTKGTWKFDIPVQQLENKIINPHQSISSEDKEHTFNFEKITVGKESIAIDYKAIYPLIGENDLARIGKVTDDKGNEIDFKTSGIEFGREKVGNQIESDERSIFGKIPVGSKFITLHPNVRLSEKTSIQALNKKTPFEIQSTRSDLKMIVNKIQHKKQRLIVQYTLQNVDTKHKSMDELINYGEVMNLKDSSYLDKEFAPIGHVIKGCDVKVLNKEKLQFQATFKLDGEYGVKNFSLKNYVLDIGMSPYHPEKSLRPVKIQLK; via the coding sequence TTGGATAAACAGTGGTTTGATGACGAAATAAATAAAATTGATGTACCGAAACAAGAACTGAATATGAGTATACAAAAAGGAATTGCTAGGGCAAAGGCAGAAAAACCAGTTAAAAAGATATATAAGAGAAGAAAAATTGCTTTGTTAACTGCAGCTTCAATATGTATAGGTGTACTAGGCTCTGGATTTGTGTTTCCACAAATGAGCCGTGTATTGGCGGAAGTTCCGATTATCGGGAAAATTTATTCGCATTTTCATGATACAATTGGTCAAAATTTATCGGCAAGTAAGCTTGTAACAGAATTAAATCAGCAAGCGGTGAGCAATGGGATTAGCGTAACGATGAACAGTGTGTATTATGATGGTGGTAGAATTGGCGTTACATTTAAAGTAGATAATCCAGATCAAGTAGTGATAAGAAATAATTCTGGTAGGGATTTTTATTATGATTTTAAGCTTGTTGATGGGAGTCCGAAATGGATGAGTGCAGCTTCATTTGATGGAAAAATAACAAAAGACGGTTGGTTTGGGAATATTCACATTGATTATCCAGAAAAAGAGCTTCCACGAAATACAACGTTACCAATTACCATTACATCTATCGGGGACACAAAAGGGACTTGGAAATTTGATATTCCAGTGCAACAATTAGAAAATAAAATCATTAACCCCCACCAATCCATAAGTAGTGAAGATAAAGAACATACATTCAACTTTGAAAAGATTACAGTTGGAAAAGAATCAATTGCAATCGACTATAAAGCAATTTATCCGCTTATAGGGGAGAATGATTTAGCGAGAATTGGAAAAGTGACTGATGATAAGGGAAATGAAATAGATTTTAAAACGTCAGGTATTGAATTTGGAAGAGAAAAAGTCGGAAATCAGATAGAATCTGATGAAAGATCTATTTTTGGGAAAATTCCAGTGGGTTCGAAATTTATTACGCTACATCCAAATGTGCGATTGTCTGAAAAAACATCTATTCAGGCCTTAAATAAAAAGACACCATTTGAAATACAAAGTACTCGTAGTGATTTGAAGATGATCGTTAATAAAATTCAGCATAAAAAACAGCGATTAATTGTGCAATATACACTTCAAAATGTTGATACAAAACATAAATCTATGGACGAATTGATAAATTACGGAGAAGTTATGAATTTGAAGGATTCTTCATATTTGGATAAAGAATTTGCACCAATTGGTCATGTTATAAAGGGCTGCGATGTAAAGGTATTGAATAAGGAAAAGTTACAATTCCAAGCGACATTTAAGTTAGATGGGGAATATGGTGTGAAGAATTTTAGTTTAAAGAATTATGTATTAGATATAGGAATGTCACCATATCATCCTGAAAAGTCATTGCGACCAGTCAAAATTCAATTAAAATAA